A window from Anser cygnoides isolate HZ-2024a breed goose chromosome 1, Taihu_goose_T2T_genome, whole genome shotgun sequence encodes these proteins:
- the LOC136789702 gene encoding LIM and senescent cell antigen-like-containing domain protein 1 isoform X3, with amino-acid sequence MALYIAQFEGRKYCEHDFQMLFAPCCHQCGEFIIGRVIKAINNSWHPECFCCDICQQVLADIGFVKNAGRHLCRPCHNREKARGLGKYICQKCHAIIDEQPLIFKNDPYHPDHFNCANCGKELTADARELKGELYCLPCHDKMGVPICGACRRPIEGRVVNAMGKQWHVEHFVCAKCEKPFLGHRHYERKGLAYCETHYNQLFGDVCFHCNRVIEGDVVSALNKAWCVNCFACSTCNTKLTLKDKFVEIDLKPVCKHCYEKMPDEFKRRLAKREREAKDKEKQKKKKPICL; translated from the exons ATGGCTCTGTATATTGCACAA tttGAAGGGAGGAAGTACTGTGAACatgattttcaaatgcttttcgCCCCTTGCTGCCATCAGTGTG GTGAGTTCATTATTGGTCGTGTTATTAAGGCTATCAACAATAGTTGGCATCCAGAATGCTTCTGCTGTGACATCTGCCAACAAGTATTGGCAGATATTGGATTTGTCAAGAATGCTGGGAG ACATCTCTGCCGTCCTTGCCATAACAGGGAAAAGGCCAGAGGCTTGGGAAAGTACATTTGCCAGAAGTGTCATGCCATTATTGACGAACAGCCTCTCATATTCAAAAATGATCCTTATCACCCTGATCACTTCAACTGTGCAAACTGCGG GAAGGAGCTTACTGCTGATGCTCGTGAGTTGAAGGGAGAATTATATTGTTTACCCTGCCATGACAAAATGGGTGTCCCCATCTGTGGAGCATGTAGAAGACCAATTGAAGGACGAGTGGTGAATGCTATGGGCAAACAGTGGCATGTGGAG cattTTGTTTGTGCGAAATGTGAAAAGCCATTCCTGGGTCATCGTCATTATGAGAGAAAAGGCTTGGCATATTGTGAAACCCACTACAATCAG ctGTTCGGTGATGTTTGTTTCCATTGCAATCGTGTGATTGAAGGAGATG TTGTGTCTGCTCTGAATAAGGCATGGTGTGTGAACTGTTTCGCTTGTTCAACCTGCAACACTAAGTTAACACTCAA GGATAAGTTTGTCGAAATTGATCTAAAACCTGTCTGCAAACATTGTTATGAGAAAATGCCAGATGAATTTAAGCGACGCCTTGCCAAACGGGAACGTGAAGCGAAGGataaagagaagcagaaaaagaaaaagccaatctgtctgtaa
- the LOC136789702 gene encoding LIM and senescent cell antigen-like-containing domain protein 1 isoform X1, whose protein sequence is MLQYLCQGHAPNPSNSRLVFHLQFEGRKYCEHDFQMLFAPCCHQCGEFIIGRVIKAINNSWHPECFCCDICQQVLADIGFVKNAGRHLCRPCHNREKARGLGKYICQKCHAIIDEQPLIFKNDPYHPDHFNCANCGKELTADARELKGELYCLPCHDKMGVPICGACRRPIEGRVVNAMGKQWHVEHFVCAKCEKPFLGHRHYERKGLAYCETHYNQLFGDVCFHCNRVIEGDVVSALNKAWCVNCFACSTCNTKLTLKDKFVEIDLKPVCKHCYEKMPDEFKRRLAKREREAKDKEKQKKKKPICL, encoded by the exons ATGTTACAGTATTTATGTCAAGGGCATGCTCCTAATCCCTCTAACTCTCggcttgttttccatttgcagtttGAAGGGAGGAAGTACTGTGAACatgattttcaaatgcttttcgCCCCTTGCTGCCATCAGTGTG GTGAGTTCATTATTGGTCGTGTTATTAAGGCTATCAACAATAGTTGGCATCCAGAATGCTTCTGCTGTGACATCTGCCAACAAGTATTGGCAGATATTGGATTTGTCAAGAATGCTGGGAG ACATCTCTGCCGTCCTTGCCATAACAGGGAAAAGGCCAGAGGCTTGGGAAAGTACATTTGCCAGAAGTGTCATGCCATTATTGACGAACAGCCTCTCATATTCAAAAATGATCCTTATCACCCTGATCACTTCAACTGTGCAAACTGCGG GAAGGAGCTTACTGCTGATGCTCGTGAGTTGAAGGGAGAATTATATTGTTTACCCTGCCATGACAAAATGGGTGTCCCCATCTGTGGAGCATGTAGAAGACCAATTGAAGGACGAGTGGTGAATGCTATGGGCAAACAGTGGCATGTGGAG cattTTGTTTGTGCGAAATGTGAAAAGCCATTCCTGGGTCATCGTCATTATGAGAGAAAAGGCTTGGCATATTGTGAAACCCACTACAATCAG ctGTTCGGTGATGTTTGTTTCCATTGCAATCGTGTGATTGAAGGAGATG TTGTGTCTGCTCTGAATAAGGCATGGTGTGTGAACTGTTTCGCTTGTTCAACCTGCAACACTAAGTTAACACTCAA GGATAAGTTTGTCGAAATTGATCTAAAACCTGTCTGCAAACATTGTTATGAGAAAATGCCAGATGAATTTAAGCGACGCCTTGCCAAACGGGAACGTGAAGCGAAGGataaagagaagcagaaaaagaaaaagccaatctgtctgtaa
- the LOC136789702 gene encoding LIM and senescent cell antigen-like-containing domain protein 1 isoform X2, translating into MLQYLCQGHAPNPSNSRLVFHLQFEGRKYCEHDFQMLFAPCCHQCGEFIIGRVIKAINNSWHPECFCCDICQQVLADIGFVKNAGRHLCRPCHNREKARGLGKYICQKCHAIIDEQPLIFKNDPYHPDHFNCANCGKELTADARELKGELYCLPCHDKMGVPICGACRRPIEGRVVNAMGKQWHVEHFVCAKCEKPFLGHRHYERKGLAYCETHYNQLFGDVCFHCNRVIEGDVVSALNKAWCVNCFACSTCNTKLTLKNKFVEFDMKPVCKKCYEKFPLELKKRLKKLAETLGRK; encoded by the exons ATGTTACAGTATTTATGTCAAGGGCATGCTCCTAATCCCTCTAACTCTCggcttgttttccatttgcagtttGAAGGGAGGAAGTACTGTGAACatgattttcaaatgcttttcgCCCCTTGCTGCCATCAGTGTG GTGAGTTCATTATTGGTCGTGTTATTAAGGCTATCAACAATAGTTGGCATCCAGAATGCTTCTGCTGTGACATCTGCCAACAAGTATTGGCAGATATTGGATTTGTCAAGAATGCTGGGAG ACATCTCTGCCGTCCTTGCCATAACAGGGAAAAGGCCAGAGGCTTGGGAAAGTACATTTGCCAGAAGTGTCATGCCATTATTGACGAACAGCCTCTCATATTCAAAAATGATCCTTATCACCCTGATCACTTCAACTGTGCAAACTGCGG GAAGGAGCTTACTGCTGATGCTCGTGAGTTGAAGGGAGAATTATATTGTTTACCCTGCCATGACAAAATGGGTGTCCCCATCTGTGGAGCATGTAGAAGACCAATTGAAGGACGAGTGGTGAATGCTATGGGCAAACAGTGGCATGTGGAG cattTTGTTTGTGCGAAATGTGAAAAGCCATTCCTGGGTCATCGTCATTATGAGAGAAAAGGCTTGGCATATTGTGAAACCCACTACAATCAG ctGTTCGGTGATGTTTGTTTCCATTGCAATCGTGTGATTGAAGGAGATG TTGTGTCTGCTCTGAATAAGGCATGGTGTGTGAACTGTTTCGCTTGTTCAACCTGCAACACTAAGTTAACACTCAA GAATAAATTTGTTGAATTTGATATGAAGCCTGTCTGCAAAAAGTGCTATGAAAAGTTTCCTCTAGAGCTgaagaaaagactgaagaaactAGCTGAAACTTTGGGAAGGAAGTGA
- the LOC136789702 gene encoding LIM and senescent cell antigen-like-containing domain protein 1 isoform X4, translated as MLFAPCCHQCGEFIIGRVIKAINNSWHPECFCCDICQQVLADIGFVKNAGRHLCRPCHNREKARGLGKYICQKCHAIIDEQPLIFKNDPYHPDHFNCANCGKELTADARELKGELYCLPCHDKMGVPICGACRRPIEGRVVNAMGKQWHVEHFVCAKCEKPFLGHRHYERKGLAYCETHYNQLFGDVCFHCNRVIEGDVVSALNKAWCVNCFACSTCNTKLTLKDKFVEIDLKPVCKHCYEKMPDEFKRRLAKREREAKDKEKQKKKKPICL; from the exons atgcttttcgCCCCTTGCTGCCATCAGTGTG GTGAGTTCATTATTGGTCGTGTTATTAAGGCTATCAACAATAGTTGGCATCCAGAATGCTTCTGCTGTGACATCTGCCAACAAGTATTGGCAGATATTGGATTTGTCAAGAATGCTGGGAG ACATCTCTGCCGTCCTTGCCATAACAGGGAAAAGGCCAGAGGCTTGGGAAAGTACATTTGCCAGAAGTGTCATGCCATTATTGACGAACAGCCTCTCATATTCAAAAATGATCCTTATCACCCTGATCACTTCAACTGTGCAAACTGCGG GAAGGAGCTTACTGCTGATGCTCGTGAGTTGAAGGGAGAATTATATTGTTTACCCTGCCATGACAAAATGGGTGTCCCCATCTGTGGAGCATGTAGAAGACCAATTGAAGGACGAGTGGTGAATGCTATGGGCAAACAGTGGCATGTGGAG cattTTGTTTGTGCGAAATGTGAAAAGCCATTCCTGGGTCATCGTCATTATGAGAGAAAAGGCTTGGCATATTGTGAAACCCACTACAATCAG ctGTTCGGTGATGTTTGTTTCCATTGCAATCGTGTGATTGAAGGAGATG TTGTGTCTGCTCTGAATAAGGCATGGTGTGTGAACTGTTTCGCTTGTTCAACCTGCAACACTAAGTTAACACTCAA GGATAAGTTTGTCGAAATTGATCTAAAACCTGTCTGCAAACATTGTTATGAGAAAATGCCAGATGAATTTAAGCGACGCCTTGCCAAACGGGAACGTGAAGCGAAGGataaagagaagcagaaaaagaaaaagccaatctgtctgtaa